The DNA region GTACAACTCATCTGACATTTCTcaccaaaataaaaacaaatccatGCTCATGTAACAGTTCCGTTCCGCGCACTGCATCGTTCCACACCAAAATTCCCAAGTTTTAAGTGCTTTTGCCGGTCAAATCCAACCGAAAATGTTCCGTGCCTTGTTCGCACGACCCCGCGGCCACTGGCGACCCCTCGCGCTACGCAGCGGCGCCCCGATCCGAGCCCAAACATTCGCATCACCAGCTATAAGCAGTTTTCATGAGAACACGATTAGCCGGCTAGCGCCGGCACCCACCAGCTTCCTTCCGAGCCGACTCTACAGCGTCAAGACCAAACCCGTCCGGGTTAGACAAAGTAAGTTTCGCTTTCTTAAAGTGTGACAAATGGTTTAAGGTTGCTTTATTTTTCAGCAAAAGCCCAAGTCCCGCTGCTGGACGAGCTGAAAGCGGACGCGCTCGCCCACCGCCGGGTTCAGCTGGACAAGCTGAGTCAGCTGCTGGCGGCGGCGGGTCAACCCGAGCCGGGCTCGCACGAGTTTCTGCTCGGGTGCTGCGGCCGGCTGCTGCTCGATCAACCCGTCGAGGTGCGGATGCAGCTGTTTGAGCGATTGTGGGAGGGCGGTGGCGGCGAACCGACGCTGGAGGCGTGGAAGGTGCGGCTGCGGGTTTACGCCGAGAACGGGATTGAGCTGGAGGGGGTTGGGGGATTTTTGGAGGGGGTTAAGGTGGGGAAGGATGCGGAGTTTTACGAGCTGCTGCTGGGGGTTGTTTGTGAGCGGGGGGATGTTCGGAGGATGAGGGAAGTTTTGGGGGTTTGTGAGGCGGAGGGGTACGGGTTGACGGCGCGGTTGGGGGCGTTGTTGATTCGGGGGTACGGTAAGGTGGGGGATTTGGCGGCGGTGGAGACGGTGCTGGACACGATGAGCGCTGGGAATGTGGCGTTGGACGAGGGAGTTTACGGGGAGTTGATTGTAGGGGGGTTGGCGAATGGGCAGACGGAGAAGGCCGTTAAGGGGATAAAGGAGAGGGGTGCGTCGTTGAAGGAGGTTCATCGGATTGAGGCACTGAAGGAGGCACTTTTGAAGAAGGTTGGAGAGGCGACCAAGTTGTTGGTGAAGCTGTTTCCGGAAGATGTTTTGAACGATCCTAGCATCGATCCGGTTTTCCGCAATTTGTGCACGGAACTTTTACAGCTGGAACAGTACGAGACTGTGCGAACTCTGCTGAATGAGCTCCCGGTTCCAAAGTTTAGTCTGAACGAGAACCAGGACAGCTACGGCGTGTCGATCATCTTCGAAATGGTCAAACAGAACGTCCCTTTTCCGGAGTTGATCAAGATGGTCAATTTCCTGATTAAAACTGAACGGAACAGTCGCGCTTTGCACGTGGCTTGCGATTGCGCGGCCAAGTCGCGAATTGAGCTGTACCCGAAGCTGTTGGAAATCCTGCGGGAGCAGGAAGATCTTCGTCCGCACTACTTCTGGCCGCTGATCGCGCAGAGCTTCACCAAACACGGCGAATCCGGCGTCCTGGACGTGCTTAAGCTGATGCAGCGCACCAAAACCGAAGCGGACGCCGAAACGCTGTCCGTGTTTGTCCTGCCAAAACTCTCCGTCACGCTGAAGGACGTCCGGCTCGCGTTGAAGCAGTTTGAAGATCGCGGCATTCGGATAGCAACGCTCATGACTCCGTTCGTGTCCCACCTGCTGTACCAGAACCGGTTTGAGGACGTCAGTCGCGTCACGAAGCTCTACCCGGCCAAGCTGAACACGGAGTCGCTGATTTGGCCGCTTGTTCTGCAGGCAACAGTCAACAAGAGTACCGCCAACTTCAAGAGTATCGCGGAGGTCGTGCGAGCGCTTCAGGACAAGGCACAAGATCCGAAGCACGACCTCGGCGGTCAGCTGTTGATGGAGCTGATCAGCAACAAAAAGTCCAAGCACGATCAAGGATCCATCAAAGCTTTACTCACCCAGTTCGAACGGCACCAGGTCCAGATAAGTCGGGTGTGCGTCAACGTGCTCAAAACTCACTTCGCCAAGAGCAAGCGAATCGACGCCGAAGTGGACCGATTGCTCAAAGTCCTGCAAGACGAAAAGCTGACCCTCCCCTCGAAGGAACTGTTTGACTCGATCATCGTCCACCCGCGGGACATGACCTACGACGAGCTGGAGTGCCACCTCAACGAGCTCGAGGAGAAGAACCTGAACACGCGCGGCGTCCTCCGACGACTGCTGCAGCTGTGCGTGCGCGAGAACCGTCTCGATCGGGCCGTCATCATCAAGGAGAAGTGCGATCAAGCCCGCGTAGAACTCAGCTCAGGCATGCTCGCCTCAGTATTCGATCTACACATCAAGCGGAAAAACGTCGACGAAGCTGGCAAGACGCTGGAACAGATTCGAACCACTTTCCCCGGATTCCTCGTGGACGACCACAAAATCATCGACTACGCAGCACTCCTAGCAGAAAAGGGCTTCCTCTCAAACGCCCGCAAAATCCTCAAACAACGAGCCTCAGCCGGACTCCGCCCAGGCAACGCCAACCGCAACATCTGGAACCTGCTCACCAAGACCGCCCAATGGAGCGCCGCAACCGAACCCACCTCCGACAAAAACCACACCGCCGACCTCCTCAACTTCCTCGTCGACCTTAACTACTGCACCCACGACAACACCCTGCTCGGCCCCGTCATCCGCGAGCACCTCCTCAAAAACCAAACCCAAGCCGCGCTCGCCGAGTTCAAACGAATCGCCACCCAAATGCGACGAACCCCCCTCCAACTCGAAATCTTCACCACCCTCGTCAAACTCACCAACTCAAACGACCCCCAAATCCCACCCGACCAAGCCAAAGCCCTCCTCTCCGACCTCATCGCCATCACCTCGAAAATCCACGGCCCCGTCAACACCAACAACACCCTGATCGTAGCCCTGGCGGACGCCGGAACCGAACCCCAGCTCCGCCGCATCCTCATGAACCCGGAAACGCGCGTCAACCACGAGTACATCCTCACCCAGTGCGAGTTCCTCGTCAACGCCGGCAAACTGAACGTCGTGCTCCGGTTGGCCAAGTGTGCCCGCGGGTTGGCCAACGTGCGCGAGGCGGACTTCCTCGCCGTCATCATGAAGCAGTACGTGAGGGATAACAACTGTGAGGCTGCGGTGGAGTTGTTCAACCGGCTGCAGGCGGACGATGCGGAGTTGAAGATTAGCGGGGATTTTGCGCGGAAGTTGATCGATTTGCTCGAGGTGAACAGCTACGACGTGCCGAGCGAGATTCGGCTGTATGCCAAGTGAGGGTGAGTTTAGGAAGTTAGGTGGAAATAGAATAATGCTAGTCTTAAAGAATAaagaaagttgaaaatttagggACATTTTGGGTTCGAGGAGAACGAAAAAGAAATATTTCCTTTTGACGTCATTTGCTAAAATTACActccttttcaaaatttacaaaatttacaaggtttttaaaatttcctaaattttataacatgctcaaaattcataaatattgcaaaacttttataattcttcaaattttcaaaattctaaaacatctcaaaattctaaaaactctCGTAACAttcaaaactattaaaatttaaaaaattcaaaattattaaaatttgaattcaaagtttcccaaattcccaaattttgaaaattcttaaaattcttaaaattcttaaaattcttaaaattctcaatttttttaaaattcctaaaattcttaaagttcttaaaattgttaaaattcttaacattcttaaaattcttaaaactcttaaattcttaaaattcttcaaattcttcaaattcttcaaattcttcaaattcttaaaattcttaaaatacttaaaattcttaaaaaaaaatttaattcttaaaatacttaaaattcttgaaattattaaaatttttaaaactctaaaaaattctaaaaaattcttaaaattcttaaaattcctaaaattcttaaaattcttaaaattctttaaattcattaaattctttgaattctttaaattcttaaaattcttaaaattctcaaaattcttaaaattcttaaaattcttcaaattcttaaaattcttaaaattcttaaaattgttaaaattcttaaaactcttaaattcttaaaattcttcaaattcttcaaattcttcaaattcttaaaattcttcaaattcttcaaattcttcaaattcttcaaattcttcaaattcttcaaattcttcaaattcttaaaattcttaaaattcttaaaattgttaaaattcttaaaattcttaaaattcctaaaattcttaaaattcttaaaattcttaaaattcttaaaattcttaaaattcttaaaattttttaaaattcttaaaattctttaaattctttaaattctttaaattctttaaattctttaaattctttaaattctttcaattctttaaattctttaaattctttaaattctttaaattctttaatttctttaaattctttaaattctttaaattctttaaattctttaaattctttaaattctttaaattctttaaattctttaaattctttaaattctttaaattctttaaattctttaaattctttaaattctttaaattctttaaattctttaaattctttaaattctttaaattctttaaattctttaaattctttaaattctttaaattctttaaactctttaaattctttaaattctttaaattctttaaattctttaaattctttaaattctttaaattctttaaattctttaaattctttaaattctttaaattctttaaattctttaaattctttaaattctttaaattcttaaaattctcaaaattcttaaaattctttaaattcttaaaattctcaaaattcttaaaattcttaaaattcttcaaattcttaaaattcttaaaattcttaaaattcttaaaattcttaaaattcttaaaattcttaaaattgttaaaattcttaaaactcttaaattcttcaaattcttcatattctttaaattctttaaattctttaaattctttaaattctttaaattcttaaaattctcaaaattcttaaaattcttaaaattcttcaaattcttaaaattcttaaaattcttaaaattcttaaaattcttaaaattcttaaaattgttaaaattcttaaaactcttaaattcttcaaattcttcaaattcttcaaattcttaaaattcttcaaattcttcaaattcttcaaattcttcaaattcttcaaattcttaaaattcttaaaattcttaaaatttttaaaattcttaaaattgttaaaattctttaaattctttaaattctttaaattctttaaattctttaaattctttaaattctttaaattctttaaattctttaaattcttaaaattcttaaaattcttaaaattcttaaaattcttaaaattcttaaaattcttaaaattctcaaaattcttaaaattcttaaaatttttaaaattcttaaaattcttaaaattcttaaaattcttaaaattcttaaaattcttaaaattcttaaaattttctaaaattcttaaaattcttaaaattcttaaaattcttaaaattcttaaaattcttaaaattcttaaaattcttaaaattcttcaaattcttaaaattcttaaaattcttaaaattcttaaaattgttaaaattctttaaattctttaaattctttaaattctttaaattctttaaattctttaaattctttaaattctttaaattctttaaattcttttaattctttaaattctttaaattctttaaattctttaaattctttaaattctttaaattctttaaattctttaaattctttaaattctttaaattctttaaattctttaaattctttaaattctttaaattctttaaattctttaaattctttaaattctttaaattctttaaattctttaaattcttaaaatcaaaattgtcaaaattgtcaaagttgacaaaattttcaaaattgacaaaattgactaaattgtcaaaattgacaaaattgtcaaaattgtcaaaattttaaaaattatcaaaattttcaaaattgtaaaaattttcaaaattttcaaaattgtcaaaattgccaaattgacaaaattgacaaaattgacaaaattgacaaaattgacaaaattgacaaaattgacaaaattgacaaaattgacaaaattgacaaaattgacaaaattgacaaaattgacaaaattgacaaaattgacaaaattgacaaaattgacaaaattgacaaaattgacaaaattgacaaaattgacaaaattgacaaaattgacaaaattgacaaaattgacaaaattgacaaaattgacaaaattgacaaaattgacaaaattgacaaaattgacaatattgacaaagttgacaaaattgagaaatttgacaatattgaaaaaattgacaaaattgacaaaattgacaaaattaacaaaattgacaaaattgacaaaattgacaaaattgacaaaattgacaaaattgacaaaattgacaaaaatgacaaaattgacaaaattgacaaaaatgacaaaattgacaaaattgacaaaattgtcaaaattgtcaaaattgtcaaaaatgataaaattgacaaaattgacaaaattgaaaaaaattacaaattgacaaaattgacaaaattgacaaaattgacaaaattgataaaattgacaaaattgacaaaattgacaaaattgccaaaattgtcaaaattgacaaaattgtcaaaattgtcaaaattgacaaaattgacaaaattgacaaaattgtcaaaattgtcaaaattgtcaaaattgacaaaattgttaaaattgtcaaaattgtcaaaattgtcaaaattgtcaaaattgtcaaaattgtcaaaaatgataaaattgacaaaattgacaaaattgaaaaaattgacaaaattgacaaaattgacaaaattgacaaaattgacaaaattgacaaaattgacaaaattgacaaaattgacaaaattgacaaaattgtcaaaattgacaaaactgttaaaaatgataaaattgacaaaattgacaaaacagacaaaattgtcaaaattgccaacattgttaaaattttcaaaattgccaaaattgttaaaattgtcaaaattgtcaaaatcatcaaatttatcaaaattgttaaaattgccaacattgtaaatattttaaaaattgtcaaaattgccaaaattgtcaaaattgacaaaattgtcaaaattgtcaaaattgacaaaattgtcaaaattgtcaaaattctcgTAATTATTAAAATAGCTAAAATTCTCAACATTCTTAACACttctaaaattgtcaaaattgccaaaaaatcacgattttcaaaatttaccaatttctaaaatttctcaaacttctaaaattttcaGTAGATATTATGTAACAAAGCTTGTTTTATCATAGGATTTAACATAGATCTAAATAATTTTTCAGATAACGTCGCGTTTCAACATTCAAATTGAAAAGATTTAAGCACTGCAACAAATGCACGTTGCATCGAGCAAAACCTGTGTCACGCAACACCCAGTCTGCGACAAAACTGTTTGTTTTGATACAACGTGGGAATTAGGCCATTCATAACGGTGATTAATGTCCTTGCGGCCCTGCAGCACTTAGGACCCCCGAAAAGATTTCAGCATTGAGCCATTCATAAACAGCTCATTGTGACTAGTTTCCTAATCACATTATGGAGAAGCTGGACGCTTTTCAAACGaaagttttttcatacaatcagAAAAATACCACGCGGTTTTCTCCGCAATGACAGCGTCACGCTGACAGCCAGCCACGCCACCACGACGatgtgttttgttgttgtttgttatgGTTGCGCGTTCTTACCCTCCTTCCCTCCCACCACCACCCTTTTTCCCACCCGTCACTCGCCTACTTCGTTCATTAGTATTCGTGCAACAATTTGATTCGGTTTGAATGCTGGTATTTTGTTGTACAACAAAAATTATCGCTGCCGCgtctttgtgtgagtgtgtgaatgaaggaaaaaaaaacaacactcaTTTAACGCCCCTCTCCCCGCTCCCTTCCCACCTCCTTGCTTGAATGAGTGTGTTTTCTTCAATAGAGAGATTCCGTCGCACTTGCCGATCCCTTCCGGCGACCCGCGTTGGCTCACCCTCTCCGGACAACTTGACGGCCAAGGGTCGTAATGTTGGAaagttttggtttgtttttgcaattttagattttatattatttaaattagCCAGTATGAGGGTTGATTCAACCAATATTATGTTAAAATCAACAGTGTCTTTCGTTGAACTTAACTTTTCTTATTCTTGATTCGGAAGTACTGCTTGTTTTCCAATTTGCACTgacgaaattaaataaaaatttgaaaaaaaagcttttttatttattgaacatgatttttgcatccattaatcCCTCGGtcttttcggtttgttttggttttttgacgtttgtctgctttttacctgggctacggcccagttatcgagcgcgcccagttgtattttttgattgtcgagaattttttttattgtttcaggggacaaaaccccgcaatttttgttttgaaattcagattttcaatgttaatgtaaTGAGATgtacaatattacaatatttttttaaatttttcaaagattttagtcttgttttttttaaaaggtctacAATatctttcgattgcaaattcaattttgcatttacaaattaacgtggtgattattgcattcgatcgtaatattacgatcgtaatttctcgactcacaATCGAGATTTCTCAAtagtaggggagctgggggtaagacggccaggcggggtaagacggccaccccactgttttaataagtatactaatgaatattactaaaatgtttagcaatactgttcctcatgctaaataatgcatatggagtcacctttgccagaaatattgtttgaaatagtataaaaataactcaaaataaacaaataatttttgaacttgaaactggatgtaattttcatgaattacaacttaggcattttgttaaataacaatatgtttttctgtcttcaaatatttttcatgttaaattgaagttttcctagattatgtccctcgaaaagttaaaaaatgcgatgaactgtttacaaaaatgtttaaaaaataatttatttgggggcaagacggccacctcctccgggggtaagacggccacccgtaatttgttgattttatttgatataggttatatttttgacggtttttgactattagGACATATTGTTAgataaaggaaaagcattttcaataaaactatccatttttaatcaaaatgctgctaactaccgtttcgacaacattctttactgtgatatagcaaaactcattgaatagtatgaaatcctatcaaacttttcataaaaatcgctaatttaatattgtttacattattttgatttacttattccaatcaaaatacacaaactatttttttttgtatcaaattgtgtttgttttgtagtaaaaattcatagttttttataaaatgtggtcgcaataatatgaaattcactgagccaaaatatgaaattttttaaacagcatttttcttcacatttgaaaacctgatttttttcaaccaaaatagttatgatgctcagagaagtctgttgaactaaccatgtaggtgtttgggtggatttagcaaagctattaagttaatttatagcattggccgtcttaccccacatggttggccgtcttaccccgcgtatttcatatatatacgatttcaattatttttttaaaattgctgaaaagtattgaagattggtttttagaccaactaatttatgtcatttctataatggactagtagtagaacaatatgtacgtaatttgagatcaaaataatctgttgtgtaaattttattagacttctcccttagggtggccgtcttacccccatctcccctaagattacgacttaccatcgacaaatctcgatctaccatcgacaaatacaaattacaaaattttagaaattttagaaattttagaaattttaaaaattttggaaattttagaaattttagaaattttagaaaatttaaaaattttagaaattttagaaattttagaaaatttagaaattttagaaatttaagaaattttaaaaattttagaaattttagaaattttcgaaattttcgaaattttagaaattttagaaattttagaaattttagaaattttagaaattttagaaattttagaaattttagaaattttagaaatttcagaaattttagaaattttagaaattttagaaattttagaaattttagaaattttaaaaattttaaaaggtttagaaattttagaaattttaaaaattttagaaattttagaaattttagaaattttagaaattttagaaattttagaaattttagaaattttagaaatagaaattttagaaattttagaaattttagaaattttagaaattttagaaattttagaaattttagaaattttagaaattttagaaattttagaaattttagaaattttagaaattttagaaattttaaaaattttagaaattttaaaaattttagaaattttagaaattttagaaattttagaaattttaaaattattagaaattttaggatttttttaaaattttacaatatttaaaactattgattttttttttaaattttaaatttttgcagtttttagaaatttttgaaataactgaactttttgaaatttttgaaatttgtaaagtttttgaaacttccaaaactttcaaatttttttaaaaatattaatttggaaaatttttgaaatttttaaaagtttaaaatttttgaaatttctaaaacttttgtttttttttgaatttttgaaacatttgaatttttttttaattttttaaagaatagttTCGAACCCATATCGAGATTTTCTCGATCGTCGGTcataatttgtcgatggtacacataaaaaatctcggaaaccaaaaaatacagattttgggaaattaagtttttgtgaaacaaagttaattgaataattgggaaaaaatggtttttctgtaccgattttttttatcaatggtcttcaacaatacctacaactttgccaaag from Culex quinquefasciatus strain JHB chromosome 3, VPISU_Cqui_1.0_pri_paternal, whole genome shotgun sequence includes:
- the LOC6033059 gene encoding leucine-rich PPR motif-containing protein, mitochondrial — protein: MFRALFARPRGHWRPLALRSGAPIRAQTFASPAISSFHENTISRLAPAPTSFLPSRLYSVKTKPVRVRQTKAQVPLLDELKADALAHRRVQLDKLSQLLAAAGQPEPGSHEFLLGCCGRLLLDQPVEVRMQLFERLWEGGGGEPTLEAWKVRLRVYAENGIELEGVGGFLEGVKVGKDAEFYELLLGVVCERGDVRRMREVLGVCEAEGYGLTARLGALLIRGYGKVGDLAAVETVLDTMSAGNVALDEGVYGELIVGGLANGQTEKAVKGIKERGASLKEVHRIEALKEALLKKVGEATKLLVKLFPEDVLNDPSIDPVFRNLCTELLQLEQYETVRTLLNELPVPKFSLNENQDSYGVSIIFEMVKQNVPFPELIKMVNFLIKTERNSRALHVACDCAAKSRIELYPKLLEILREQEDLRPHYFWPLIAQSFTKHGESGVLDVLKLMQRTKTEADAETLSVFVLPKLSVTLKDVRLALKQFEDRGIRIATLMTPFVSHLLYQNRFEDVSRVTKLYPAKLNTESLIWPLVLQATVNKSTANFKSIAEVVRALQDKAQDPKHDLGGQLLMELISNKKSKHDQGSIKALLTQFERHQVQISRVCVNVLKTHFAKSKRIDAEVDRLLKVLQDEKLTLPSKELFDSIIVHPRDMTYDELECHLNELEEKNLNTRGVLRRLLQLCVRENRLDRAVIIKEKCDQARVELSSGMLASVFDLHIKRKNVDEAGKTLEQIRTTFPGFLVDDHKIIDYAALLAEKGFLSNARKILKQRASAGLRPGNANRNIWNLLTKTAQWSAATEPTSDKNHTADLLNFLVDLNYCTHDNTLLGPVIREHLLKNQTQAALAEFKRIATQMRRTPLQLEIFTTLVKLTNSNDPQIPPDQAKALLSDLIAITSKIHGPVNTNNTLIVALADAGTEPQLRRILMNPETRVNHEYILTQCEFLVNAGKLNVVLRLAKCARGLANVREADFLAVIMKQYVRDNNCEAAVELFNRLQADDAELKISGDFARKLIDLLEVNSYDVPSEIRLYAK